In one Cellulomonas sp. JZ18 genomic region, the following are encoded:
- a CDS encoding FadR/GntR family transcriptional regulator, with protein MARRTGLIDTAVDALRSRIASGQWPVGSRIPPEPALVELLGVGRNTVREAVQSLVHAGLLERRQGSGTYVLSASELAVTMSRQIADARQRDVVEVRRALEIEAARLAAHRRTATDVSELLRHRDARADAYRAGDLDRMVATDLALHRTIVRTAGNPVLRSLYDNLLDAIGENIRFNFVTDAHGHDSHDGLVEAIVAGDEARAVAETSGYLSALVGDR; from the coding sequence ATGGCGCGTCGCACCGGACTCATCGACACCGCCGTCGACGCGCTCCGGTCCCGCATCGCCTCCGGGCAGTGGCCGGTCGGCTCGCGGATCCCGCCCGAGCCCGCGCTCGTGGAGCTGCTCGGGGTCGGCCGCAACACCGTCCGCGAGGCCGTGCAGTCGCTCGTGCACGCCGGCCTGCTCGAGCGCCGGCAGGGCTCCGGGACGTACGTGCTGTCGGCGTCCGAGCTCGCGGTCACGATGAGCCGGCAGATCGCGGACGCGCGCCAGCGCGACGTCGTCGAGGTGCGCCGGGCGCTCGAGATCGAGGCGGCACGCCTGGCGGCGCACCGGCGCACGGCGACCGACGTCTCCGAGCTGCTGCGGCACCGCGACGCGCGCGCCGACGCGTACCGGGCCGGGGACCTCGACCGCATGGTCGCGACCGACCTCGCGCTGCACCGCACGATCGTGCGCACCGCCGGCAACCCCGTCCTGCGCTCGCTCTACGACAACCTGCTCGACGCGATCGGCGAGAACATCCGGTTCAACTTCGTCACCGACGCGCACGGGCACGACTCGCACGACGGACTCGTCGAGGCGATCGTCGCCGGGGACGAGGCGCGGGCCGTGGCCGAGACGTCCGGGTACCTGTCCGCGCTCGTCGGCGACCGCTGA
- a CDS encoding ATP-binding cassette domain-containing protein: MIEVDGVSKQYPGKLALDRVSFEVPDGAVTGFVGPNGAGKSTLLKIVAGVVEPTGGSVRVDGAPYAAASDPGAVLGTMLSAEWIPGHVTAGAYLGYVCDVQGVPRTEIDRALERVGLAGERRHRVRTFSLGMRQRLGIAAALLGSPRNLVLDEPVNGLDPDGIVWLRRVVTDAARAGTAVLLSSHLMSELSMVADAVVVLVDGRVVRQGPLESLVAGRERVVYVESEDLAEVVVALDVAGFRHEPYAQGAVVHGACARDVGRVAFATSAGLSHLSVLTRTLEETYFDAVAQTAGGQGGQR; the protein is encoded by the coding sequence GTGATCGAGGTCGACGGGGTGTCGAAGCAGTACCCCGGCAAGCTGGCGTTGGACCGCGTGTCGTTCGAGGTACCCGACGGCGCCGTGACGGGTTTCGTCGGACCCAACGGTGCGGGGAAGTCGACCCTCCTGAAGATCGTCGCCGGGGTCGTCGAACCTACCGGTGGGTCGGTGCGCGTCGACGGCGCGCCGTACGCCGCGGCGTCCGACCCGGGCGCGGTGCTCGGCACGATGCTCTCCGCCGAGTGGATCCCGGGGCACGTCACCGCGGGCGCCTACCTGGGGTACGTCTGTGACGTACAGGGCGTGCCGCGGACGGAGATCGACCGAGCGCTCGAGCGTGTCGGACTGGCGGGCGAGCGGCGGCACCGCGTGCGCACGTTCTCGCTCGGGATGCGGCAACGCCTCGGCATCGCGGCTGCACTGCTCGGCAGCCCTCGGAACCTCGTCCTGGACGAGCCCGTCAACGGGCTCGACCCCGACGGGATCGTGTGGCTGCGGCGGGTCGTGACCGACGCCGCGCGCGCAGGTACGGCCGTGCTCCTCTCGTCCCACCTCATGAGCGAGCTGTCCATGGTGGCCGACGCCGTCGTGGTCCTCGTCGACGGGCGCGTCGTGCGCCAGGGGCCACTCGAGTCGCTCGTCGCCGGGCGGGAGCGGGTCGTCTACGTCGAGTCCGAGGACCTCGCCGAGGTCGTCGTCGCCCTCGACGTGGCCGGCTTCCGGCACGAGCCGTACGCCCAGGGCGCAGTCGTCCACGGTGCCTGCGCGCGCGACGTCGGTCGGGTCGCCTTCGCGACGTCCGCCGGCTTGTCCCACCTCAGCGTGCTGACCCGCACGCTCGAGGAGACGTACTTCGACGCCGTCGCGCAGACGGCGGGCGGCCAGGGAGGTCAGCGGTGA
- a CDS encoding PH domain-containing protein: MADAAMTPAQRLPRAYVGAAYLERVPVIVGLLGGGVLCLLRPDRWPGPWAWVVIGPLVVLRLAEPLYRMATVLWEASELDLRLTTGHVHRRTRTVPWSEVRALDVQVPWAYRPFGLARVVVGQTGDASAQLVLPAADAGTQQRIKHLAQQGTRPAVAAREPARGPEAVDGREGVDITEAGDAGPGRLLYRATLADLLLATLVYGQFAVAGGAVAMSAWDLLDTAGLGDDAGRVFGAAVGAAVVLLVVVVGFVVTVVRFAGFEVRTSAVGAVEIRFGSVARLERSVDRRAVAGVVLQQNLAEKLFGRVRLALLTTDSAVQLGANLVLPSLPPVVVARVLDDVLPDVPTSEVLARIAERRLRSAVQVALVTALPAVLVALALRAASAPRALVVLGALAVLVAVVAAGRLASSRLVVGPGASSVALWTSHVSDRVRVLRAEAVHVVSLTALLGLPLLVRAYYHAGMPRTLTAVRFRPSELESLQAGAGARGLAQARGRRASSRGEVLP; encoded by the coding sequence ATGGCTGACGCGGCGATGACGCCCGCGCAGCGGCTGCCTCGCGCCTACGTCGGCGCCGCGTACCTCGAGCGTGTCCCGGTGATCGTCGGGCTCCTGGGCGGAGGGGTGCTGTGCCTCCTGCGGCCGGATCGGTGGCCCGGGCCATGGGCGTGGGTGGTCATCGGGCCACTGGTCGTCCTGCGCCTGGCCGAGCCGCTGTACCGCATGGCGACAGTCCTCTGGGAGGCCTCCGAGCTCGACCTGCGACTGACGACCGGGCATGTCCACCGGCGCACACGGACGGTCCCGTGGTCGGAGGTCCGTGCACTCGACGTCCAGGTTCCGTGGGCCTACCGCCCTTTCGGCCTGGCTCGTGTCGTGGTCGGGCAGACGGGGGACGCGTCCGCGCAGCTGGTCCTCCCGGCCGCCGACGCCGGGACCCAGCAGCGGATCAAGCACCTCGCGCAGCAGGGCACTCGTCCTGCGGTAGCGGCGCGGGAGCCTGCCCGCGGCCCGGAGGCTGTCGACGGCAGGGAGGGCGTCGACATCACTGAGGCCGGCGATGCGGGCCCAGGGCGGCTCCTCTACCGCGCCACGCTCGCCGACCTGCTGCTCGCGACCCTGGTGTACGGCCAGTTCGCCGTCGCGGGCGGGGCGGTGGCCATGAGCGCGTGGGACCTGCTCGACACGGCCGGCCTCGGCGACGACGCCGGCCGTGTCTTCGGAGCGGCCGTCGGCGCCGCCGTTGTGCTGCTCGTCGTCGTGGTCGGCTTCGTCGTCACCGTGGTCCGGTTCGCCGGCTTCGAGGTGCGCACCTCCGCCGTCGGTGCGGTGGAGATCCGGTTCGGGTCGGTCGCACGCCTCGAGCGGTCGGTCGACCGTCGAGCGGTCGCCGGTGTCGTGCTGCAGCAGAACCTTGCCGAGAAGCTCTTCGGCCGCGTACGGCTCGCGCTGCTCACCACGGACTCCGCGGTCCAGCTGGGCGCGAACCTCGTGTTGCCGTCACTTCCGCCGGTCGTGGTGGCGCGAGTGCTGGATGACGTGCTCCCCGACGTGCCGACGTCGGAGGTGCTCGCCCGGATCGCCGAGCGGCGGCTGCGCTCGGCTGTTCAGGTGGCCCTCGTGACCGCCCTGCCTGCGGTGCTCGTCGCGCTGGCGCTGCGTGCGGCGTCCGCACCGCGCGCGCTCGTCGTCCTGGGGGCGCTCGCGGTGCTCGTCGCCGTGGTGGCGGCCGGGCGGCTGGCGTCGTCGCGGCTCGTGGTCGGCCCCGGCGCGTCGTCGGTGGCGCTGTGGACGTCGCACGTCTCGGATCGTGTCCGCGTGCTTCGCGCCGAGGCTGTCCATGTCGTGTCGCTGACCGCGCTGCTGGGCCTGCCCCTGCTCGTCCGTGCGTACTACCACGCCGGTATGCCACGCACGCTGACCGCCGTTCGGTTCCGCCCGTCCGAGCTCGAGTCGTTGCAGGCCGGCGCGGGTGCACGAGGCCTCGCGCAGGCGCGCGGTCGAAGAGCGTCGTCGAGAGGAGAAGTGCTGCCGTGA
- a CDS encoding PH domain-containing protein, whose product MGRNVKIVSDHIDVPPLPGAPGRERLAPRALAYFHVRSVLEVVLVAVGVGLALLAATGWRPSGWVFAALVGVTAVGLAVEVPLLDRHKMATTSYTVDPNLVYIARGRWWRRTVSISTAQIINVESVQGPILRRFGLVMVRFTCLADVEALGPLTPEVAERVRETVLRAARGDADG is encoded by the coding sequence ATGGGAAGGAATGTGAAGATCGTCTCCGACCACATCGACGTCCCGCCGCTGCCCGGGGCGCCCGGGCGGGAGCGCCTGGCGCCCCGTGCGCTGGCCTACTTCCACGTCCGGTCCGTCCTGGAGGTGGTCCTCGTGGCCGTCGGGGTCGGTCTCGCCCTCCTCGCAGCGACGGGTTGGCGCCCGAGCGGCTGGGTGTTCGCGGCGCTCGTCGGCGTGACCGCCGTCGGGCTGGCCGTGGAGGTGCCCCTTCTGGACCGGCACAAGATGGCGACCACGTCCTACACGGTCGACCCGAACCTGGTGTACATCGCCCGTGGCCGGTGGTGGCGGCGCACCGTGAGCATCAGCACCGCACAGATCATCAACGTCGAGAGCGTGCAGGGTCCGATCCTGCGCCGGTTCGGGCTCGTCATGGTGCGGTTCACCTGCCTCGCGGACGTCGAGGCCCTGGGACCCCTCACCCCCGAGGTCGCGGAACGAGTCCGGGAGACGGTGCTCCGAGCCGCCCGCGGTGACGCGGATGGCTGA
- a CDS encoding sensor histidine kinase, translated as MTVVALSARTLEAQGDCDGRAATRRAIGDAAMRAVADVRHVLRTLRGDAECGPECVPRREGIAAALGRVAEHLRVAGVTVSVSVPDAVEVPPRQEAALVMSAREAVTNILRHGVDVTRADLVLTVDEGLVTLLVEDDGTVRDTGAPPPVGFGLARMGERARELGGACSAGPSAGGWAVRLTLPPVYLRPAEWPGGPPAKVPACPT; from the coding sequence ATGACGGTCGTCGCACTGTCCGCCAGGACGCTCGAGGCGCAGGGGGACTGCGACGGCAGGGCCGCCACGCGCAGGGCGATCGGCGACGCCGCCATGCGTGCGGTCGCGGACGTGCGCCACGTGCTGCGCACGCTGCGCGGCGACGCCGAGTGCGGGCCGGAGTGCGTGCCGCGCCGCGAGGGGATCGCCGCAGCCCTCGGGCGGGTCGCCGAGCACCTGCGCGTCGCGGGTGTCACGGTAAGCGTCTCGGTGCCCGACGCCGTGGAGGTGCCGCCGCGGCAGGAGGCCGCGCTGGTCATGAGCGCGCGGGAGGCGGTGACGAACATCCTGCGGCACGGCGTGGACGTGACCCGGGCCGACCTCGTGCTGACGGTCGACGAGGGTCTCGTGACTCTCCTCGTCGAGGACGACGGGACGGTCCGCGACACGGGTGCCCCGCCCCCCGTCGGGTTCGGCCTCGCCCGGATGGGCGAGCGGGCCCGCGAGCTCGGCGGGGCGTGTAGCGCCGGGCCGAGCGCGGGCGGATGGGCCGTGCGGCTCACCCTGCCGCCGGTGTACCTGCGACCGGCCGAATGGCCAGGTGGCCCTCCGGCAAAGGTGCCGGCATGTCCGACGTGA
- a CDS encoding response regulator transcription factor, producing the protein MAPIRVVVGDDETLIRRALIAFLHDVDDMEVVGEAADGEAAVHRCISLRPDVVLMDVKLPVKDGVHATRDIVEQRPGTRVLALSTYSAGRSLVPVLRAGASGFLVKDTEPEDLFVAIRTVHGGGHAFSPCAASSLVAAVRSLDAAVCPEPLQEDEQLSERELAVLQLLAQGMSNAEIARHLHVGETTVKSHLGHVMRKWGARDRVQVLIRAVRAALVRLG; encoded by the coding sequence GTGGCTCCGATCCGGGTCGTCGTCGGCGATGACGAGACGCTGATTCGTCGGGCACTCATCGCCTTCCTCCACGACGTCGACGACATGGAGGTGGTCGGCGAGGCAGCCGACGGCGAGGCAGCCGTCCACCGGTGCATCTCCTTGCGGCCGGACGTCGTGCTCATGGACGTCAAGCTGCCCGTCAAGGACGGGGTGCACGCGACGCGGGACATCGTGGAGCAGCGTCCCGGGACCCGTGTCCTGGCGTTGAGCACCTACTCCGCGGGACGCTCGCTGGTGCCGGTCCTGCGCGCGGGCGCGTCGGGCTTCCTGGTCAAGGACACCGAGCCGGAGGATCTGTTCGTAGCCATCCGGACGGTGCACGGCGGCGGGCACGCGTTCTCCCCGTGCGCTGCATCGAGCCTCGTCGCCGCCGTGCGGAGCCTGGACGCGGCCGTGTGCCCCGAGCCCTTGCAGGAGGACGAGCAGCTGTCGGAACGCGAGCTCGCGGTCCTGCAGCTGCTCGCCCAGGGCATGTCGAATGCCGAGATCGCGCGGCACCTCCACGTGGGTGAGACGACCGTGAAGAGCCACCTCGGCCACGTGATGCGCAAGTGGGGGGCCCGCGACAGGGTGCAGGTGCTCATCCGAGCCGTGCGCGCCGCCCTGGTGCGGCTGGGCTGA
- a CDS encoding NAD(P)H-dependent oxidoreductase, whose amino-acid sequence MPAPRVLVVLGHPRTDSLCGAIAAEYARGARAAGAEVELLALGETVFDVASRDPATLRWQGPDQDLERDVHAAVASLRRADHVVLVFPQWWGTYPALLKGFVDRVFLAQLAFRHRGAGLGWDRLLTGRTARVVMTMDSPVWWDRLRYRSAAVHSLVHATLGFCGIRTVGVTRFARVRTSSEATRRRWLATAAALGRSDARRRVRTGARGRARASGTGDRATARR is encoded by the coding sequence GTGCCTGCCCCGCGCGTCCTCGTCGTCCTCGGGCACCCACGCACGGACAGCCTCTGCGGGGCGATCGCGGCCGAGTACGCCCGGGGCGCGCGCGCAGCGGGCGCCGAGGTCGAGCTGCTCGCGCTGGGGGAGACCGTGTTCGACGTCGCGTCCCGCGACCCCGCGACCCTGCGGTGGCAGGGGCCGGACCAGGACCTCGAGCGCGACGTCCACGCCGCCGTGGCGTCCCTGCGCCGCGCGGACCACGTCGTGCTCGTGTTCCCGCAGTGGTGGGGCACGTACCCGGCCCTGCTCAAGGGGTTCGTCGACCGCGTGTTCCTCGCGCAGCTCGCGTTCCGCCACCGCGGCGCGGGCCTCGGCTGGGACCGGCTGCTGACCGGCCGCACCGCGCGTGTCGTCATGACGATGGACAGCCCGGTGTGGTGGGACCGCCTGCGGTACCGCAGCGCGGCCGTGCACTCCCTGGTCCACGCCACGCTCGGCTTCTGCGGCATCCGCACGGTCGGCGTGACGCGGTTCGCACGGGTCCGCACGTCCAGCGAGGCGACGCGCCGGCGGTGGCTCGCGACGGCCGCGGCGCTCGGGCGGTCGGACGCGCGCCGCCGGGTGCGGACGGGCGCCCGCGGTCGCGCGCGGGCGAGCGGCACGGGCGACAGGGCGACCGCTCGGCGCTGA
- a CDS encoding MarR family winged helix-turn-helix transcriptional regulator translates to MSDRLVPTLHHLVDALDDYADRLLATHRYEVTFNQVVFLAVLQDVQPQDVTRLAECLGVSKAAVSKRVPGLVARGLVASGADPRNARRVVLSLTAEGARVVHEASELLDRELGRLFAGRDGLDVARTHADLRTMLELVRAQDADR, encoded by the coding sequence GTGTCTGACCGTCTCGTCCCCACGCTCCACCACCTCGTCGACGCCCTCGACGACTACGCGGACCGGCTGCTCGCGACTCACCGGTACGAGGTGACGTTCAACCAGGTCGTCTTCCTCGCCGTGCTCCAGGACGTGCAGCCGCAGGACGTCACCCGGCTGGCGGAGTGCCTCGGCGTGTCGAAGGCGGCCGTCAGCAAGCGGGTCCCGGGCCTGGTCGCGCGCGGCCTCGTCGCGTCGGGCGCCGACCCCCGGAACGCACGCCGCGTCGTCCTGAGCCTCACCGCCGAGGGGGCGCGCGTCGTGCACGAGGCGAGCGAGCTGCTCGACCGCGAGCTCGGCCGCCTGTTCGCCGGACGCGACGGTCTCGACGTCGCGCGTACGCACGCGGACCTGCGCACCATGCTCGAGCTCGTCCGCGCGCAGGACGCCGACCGGTGA
- a CDS encoding VOC family protein, producing MADATDLLPHSVVTDAVDARHWRVLLGTLRATYRTPDFATGAAFVARVAQAADAANHHPDVLLRWGQVTVTTSSHDVGGLTQRDVDLAATVTALADELALEPAVPASEVLEIAVDALDIPAVRPFWKAVLAYRDVPTDPDALVDPAGTGPAVWFQQMDAARPQRNRIHVDVTVPHDLAEERVAAAIAAGGRLVSDHAVPAFWVLADPEGNEACVCTWQARPSA from the coding sequence ATGGCCGACGCCACCGACCTCCTCCCGCACTCCGTCGTCACCGACGCCGTCGACGCGCGGCACTGGCGCGTGCTGCTCGGCACGCTGCGCGCCACGTACCGCACGCCCGACTTCGCCACCGGTGCCGCGTTCGTCGCGCGCGTGGCGCAGGCCGCGGACGCGGCGAACCACCATCCCGACGTCCTGCTGCGCTGGGGGCAGGTGACCGTCACGACCTCGAGCCACGACGTGGGCGGGCTCACGCAGCGCGACGTCGACCTCGCGGCGACGGTCACGGCGCTCGCGGACGAGCTGGCGCTGGAGCCCGCCGTGCCCGCGAGCGAGGTGCTCGAGATCGCGGTCGACGCGCTCGACATCCCGGCCGTGCGGCCGTTCTGGAAGGCCGTGCTGGCCTACCGGGACGTCCCCACCGACCCGGACGCGCTCGTCGACCCGGCCGGCACCGGTCCCGCCGTCTGGTTCCAGCAGATGGACGCCGCGCGCCCGCAGCGCAACCGCATCCACGTCGACGTGACGGTGCCGCACGACCTCGCCGAGGAGCGGGTCGCGGCCGCCATCGCCGCGGGCGGCCGGCTCGTCAGCGACCACGCGGTGCCGGCGTTCTGGGTGCTCGCCGACCCGGAGGGCAACGAGGCCTGCGTGTGCACGTGGCAGGCGAGGCCCTCGGCCTAG